The Humulus lupulus chromosome 7, drHumLupu1.1, whole genome shotgun sequence region AATAAGATTGACTGCAGTGAGAACTGCTTCTCCCCAAAACTGACTAGGCACAGATGAGGACAACAAAAGAGAACGAGCAGTTTCAATAATGTGTCTATGCtttctttcagcaacaccattttgttcaggggtatCTGTACAAGAAGTTTGATACACAGTTCCATCTAAAGCAAGCAAATTACATAATTTATTTGAAGTATATTCACCACCTTGATCACATCTaaaacatttaataacataagCATGTTGAGTTTTTACATAAGCTCGAAAACGATCATAAATATCATAGAAATCAGAACGGCATTTCATTagaaaaacccaacaaaatcgaGTGTGATCATCAACAAAAGAGACATAATATCTAGACCCTCATTTTGTAGCAATAGGAGAGGGTCCCCACACATCAGAATGAACTAAGTCAAAAGGTGCAACAGAACATGAAGTACTTTTACTGAAAGGTAAAGCAGAAAATTTTGCAAGTTTACAACCACTACAATCAGAAATATCATGAACTTGCAAATCTCCTAAGGTTCCTGTAGAAGCTAAGAATCTTAAACGGGAAGCTGAAACATGACCAAGGCGAGAGtgccataaataaaaactagacgaTGATGGAGACAATCGAAAGGAAGACAGATCAACACTAGGAGCTGCAAATACTGATAATTTCAGCTCATCCAAAACATATAAACCCCCCCGCCTACGGCCGGTCCCAATCAGCTTCTGAGACTGCGGATCCTGCACATgacaagaagtagaagaaaaagaCACTGAGTAACCAGAATCACACAATTGACCAACAGATACAAGGTTTAGTGAAAGCTTAGGAATATGGTAAACATTAGGAAGCGATAAATGATGACTGACAACAGAACCAACACCTGCTAATGGCATAGGAGTACCATCAGCAGTCATGACAGGCACAGATGATGCAGGACACAAGGAAACAAAAGATTTCGAATGTGGAGACATATGGTGCGAGGCTCCAGAATCTAAAATCCATGTAGAGGATGTCATACCTGAAGAGCTAGTAGGGGGCTGACCTACCGAAGAAGAGGCGGACATGGCATGTGGCTGCATGGTAAGAAACTTCTGAAACTGTTCTGAGAGGGCAGCAAGAGCAGGATTGGAAGATGAGGCCCCAAAACCATACGAGTCAGATGGAGGTACAGTAGCAGCGGCATTAAATTGCGGAGGACGGTATGGTCGAGGTTATGAGTGGTTGCCAAACTGTGGTTGGCTACCATAATGAGGCGGTTGATTACCGAATTGAGGAGGTCTGAGTTGATGTCTTTGTTGCTGAGGTGCACGATTTACTAATTTAGGACACTGAGCCTTCCAGTGACCTTTTTGTTTGCAAAAGCTGCATTCATCAACTCCAACCTTTGTGTGAGGTTTATTCTCATGGTGAGTAAAGTGTCGAGGAAGAACTACCAAAACAGAGGGACTGGGTGCTGGGAGGATGCCTTTTCCTGCTTGAGACTTAAGACGAATTTCATCTGCCAATAGTTCACTAACTACTGAATCAACCGAAGGAAGTGGAGAACGATGCAAAATAGAGCCACGGAGTCCCTCAAAGTCATCACGAAGTGCCATCAAAAACTGAACCAATCGTTGTTCCTCCCTACGAGCAATATATGGTGCAAAAGCTCGTAATTCTGCAGATTCAGTAAGGGCCAATTGATCCCATAGATCTGTCATAACTGAATAGAACTCTTGAATACTCATATATTTTTGTTCAAGAGCTCTAATATCTGATTCTAATTGATATTGCTTTGCAAAGTTAGACTGAGTACACAGCCTTGCAAGATGGTCCCAAACTTCCTTCGCTGTTTCATACTTGGCTGGTTGGGTACCTATGGAGTGTTCTACAGAGTTGTTTATCCAAgtaataatttttgaattatccacttcccAATTTTCTAGCAAAGTTGCATAATCCGCTTTGTCATTTGTTGGTTTAACCAAAGTTCCAGAAACATAACCCCACATCTTTTTCCCTTTCAAAAAAATTTTCATCACATAGTTCCAATAAGAATAATTTTTTCCATCTAACCTCACACTAATGGATTGAAGGGAATCATCTCTATTACTTGCCATTTCAGAAACAAATTTCCAAATGCTATCTCAGACAAAAGTTCCCAAATTCTGCAATATGACGAAACCCTAAAATTTCATAATGAACACGAAAATCACATACCGAGTTACTGCAAAGATGCTTCGACCCAATTTGCTGCAATACGAAGGAGACCCAAGTTGGATCCGCAAAAGCTATGGTTACGCTTAAGAAATTCAATTCCATAAACCCTTCTCTGATACCATGATAACTATGCAAAGACACAATCCATAAAACCCAAATGAGAGATAgcaaaaagatgaagagagaaaAGGGAGGCTAGAGTGTATtgcaaaaatagagagaatgtattCTAGGTTACAAaacttataagccaagccttttatataaggcaaaagatataaaataacaataattaagaaaagactaaaataccctcaaATAATAACTCTAACAAAAATAACAATGCATACCACAGCAAAAAAAATTAAGatatctttctttttctttcaatttGGAATTCCTTTATCAACTTCATATAAATAAAATGCATCATTATGGTAGAGGAAAGCTATTAACAAGTATTCTCATTTGTAGATTATTCAGACCCAAAAAAGAAGGAATCTACAAGTGCAAAAATGAGTATCCATACAACAAAAATACCTCCAAAAATATAGGTGTACAAAATCTGGAAAAGAACCGCCGATAGGATGTCTTCCCTTGACCAGATTCGAGTTTCTCCTCTACCTAAAATCCAGGAAAGATAAACTTAGCAAAGTGAAAAACCCATTTTAGTTACACCCACACACACACTAAAATAACATCACAATGGCAAACATATTTGTCCAACGCTAACATTACAGGAATGTCAATTGATTTAGAAACAGTTGCAACAGAGATTTGAGTATAGAACCCACCTCTTCCATTTCTTTTTTCTGGGAAGATTTTGAAACCGATCTCCAAGCAATGTAAAGCAACCGTAAACCAAAAAATGCATAAAGAACTGCACATCAAAGAAAATAAGGCACAGTCCAGATTAATATGATGATATAATAACAATGGATAGTCGAGCAAAGCATGAACCAGTGCAACTTAAAGAACAAACGAAACTTGTGCAATCAAAGAAGCAAGAATAAAATATTGAAAAGTCACCACCACCTCTAAGCTTCTAGATAGATTGCTCTAGAAATTTCAATCATTGCTAATACTATAGAATTATCTAGAATTATATAATTAAGTTTCATAAAAGTTATAGAACATTCTAGAAGTTTGTTGTGTTTAGAAGAAAGGTGATTTGCTAGATTTTTCTAGTTTTTGGGCCAAGCCCACTATCAAGTAGTTTCTAGAGTTCTCTAGCATATTCAAGTTGAGTAGTATAAATAGGGACCCTAGGTCCCTTGGAAGGGTGAAAAAGAGTGAGTACACAAAGTGCATCTAAAAGTGTTCCAAAGAGTGTAAGCTAGAGTGTTTAGTGTGTGTGGTCAAGAATTGTAATCAAGTCTTGGTGTAATTACTTCTGTATCAATAAAGTAATTACGTTTTCACGTGTTGTAGCGTccaacaagtggtatcagagccgaATCAGGGTCGTACCGAAAGAGTCCTTTGTTGAGTTTCTTAGAGTGATCGTGTGTGGTTTAGTACTACAGAGTTTGCACGATGGGTGACCTTCAAGTGGTCGGTGGAATTAAGAAACTTAACAACCAAAATTACAACACGTGGTCGATGCACATGGAGGCATATCTCCAAGGCCAAGACTTGTGGGAGATCGTTGGTGGCAATGAAGTCACACAACCGGAGGATGCAACCGCTTTGAAGAAATGGAAGATTAAAGCGGGCAAAGCCATGTTTGCGATTCAGACCACAGTTGAAGATGAAATGTTGGAGCACATCAGGCCAGCGAAGACACCGAAGGCAGCGTGGGATACTTTCGCATCACTGTTCACCAAGAAGAATGATACGAGATTGCAGCTTTTGGAGAATGAGCTTCTCTCAATCAGACAGCGCGACATGACGATCAACCAATACTTCACCAAGGTAAAATCTCTTTGTCGCGAAATCTCTGCATTAGACTCTGCTGCTGGCATGTCAGATGCTAGAATTAGAAGAATTATTATTCATGGATTAAGGCCAGAATTTAGAACTTTTATTGCTGCAATACAAGGTTGGCCAACCCAACCTTCTCTTGTTGAATTGGAAAACTTGCTAGCTAACCAAGAAGCGTTAGCTAAGCAAACATCTGGAATCTCATTAAAGAGTGACGAAGAAGCACTCTTTAGTGGTGATAAGAAAGGTCGATCTCGACCAAATGCTAgcaaaaattttaagaaaaatgatgACAAGGATAGTCATCATGGAAGCTCCCAAATAGGGGGAGCTCAAAAGAAAGACAACCGGCATGTCCAGTCAAAGAATAACAATAAATTTGATGAGAAATGCTACAACTGTGGAAAGTATGGCCACATGGCTAAAAGTTGCTGGTTCAAGAAGAAAACTGCAGAAGGTAATGCAGCCACGTCAAATGCAGAAAAGACAAGcgatgaagaatgggacgcaGAAGCATCTTTCGCCGTGGAGGAAGAAGAATTAGCTCTAGCAGCTACTGTTCCAGGAAAGATCGACTACAATAATGATTGGATAGTCGACTCTGGCTGTTCAAATCATATGACAGGAGACGAAGAGAAGCTGCAGAATATAAAGGTGGTCGTGTAGTGGTAACAGTCAACAACTCAAGATTACCGATTGCTCACATCGGTAAAACAACAATCACGCCGAGATTCAGCTCAAAAGAAGTTTCACTCCAGGATGTCTACCATGTATCTGGGATGAAGAAAAATTTATTGTCAGTAGCGCAACTTACGGCGTCGGGCCACCATGTCGTATTCGGTCCTCAAGACGTCAAGATCTACCAAGATCTTGAAATCTCTGGAACACCGATGATGAGAGGACAACATTTAGAGTCTGTCTATGTAATGTCAGCAGAATCGACTTATGTAGACAAGACTCGAAAGAATGAAACAACAAATTTATGGCATGCAAGGCTAGGACATGTCAGCTACCACAAACTCAAGGTAATGATGAAGAAGTCTATGCTGAAGGGTCTTCCTCAACTCGAGGTCAGAACAGAGACCATATGTGCCGGCTGCCAATACGGTAATTGCATCAATTACCGTATGAAGATTCAAAGTTCAAAGCCAAAGCATCATTGGAGCTAGTTCATTCTGAAGTATTCGGACGAGTCAAACAATCATCAATCAGCGGCATGCGGTACATGGTTACATTCATTGACGACTTCTCAAGGTATGTGTGGATTTTCTTTATGAAAGAAAAATTTGaaactttttcaaaatttaaagaatTCAAAGAAATAGTGGAAGGAGAAGTCGGTAAGAAAATCCAATGCCTCTGAACAGACAACGGTGGTGAATATACCTCAGATGAATTTTCTGAGTATCTTTGAGAACGCCGCATACGCCATCAATTCACATGTGCAAATACGCCACAACAGAATGGAGTAGCAGAGAGGAAGAATCGCCATCTTGCAGAGACATGTCGAAGCATGCTACATTCAAAGAATGTTCCAGGGAGATTTTGGGCAGAAGATATGAAAACAGCAGCTCATGTGATCAATAGACTTCCTCAAGCAAAGTTAGGGTTCGTCTCACCCTTTGAGAAACTGTGGGGCTATAAACCTACAGTAAGTCACTTTCGAGTGTTTGGCTGTGTGTGCTACGTGTTTGTGCCAAGTTATCTACGTAGAAAATTTGATAAGAAGGCAATACGGTGTATCTTCATTGGATACGACAGCCAAAGAAAAGGGTGGAAATGTTGCGACCCAACAACAGGAAAATGCTATACGTCGAGAAATGTGGTGTTCAATGAAGCTTCTTCATGGTTGTCACTGTAAAAGGAAGAGTTACCAGATTCTAAGGAAATAGAAGACAATTTGCAGAAGAAGATGGGGGAGCAAATTGTTGAGTTACCTTCAACTCCAAAAACAGATGAAGAAGAACAAAGTGAAGAAGACAACGAAGACACAACACAGAGTCCATGGCAAACAAGAGTGCATCAAAGATCAGAAGATGATGCAAATAATGGCCAACCAGAACTTCGGAGATCAACAAGAGCACGGAAGCCAAATCCCAAATATGCCAATGCTGTTGTAGCTGAAGAAGAGAAGTTCAGAGAGCCGGAGTCATTTGAAGAAGCATACCAGAACTCCAAGTGGCTTGAAGCAATGAAAGAAGAGATAACTGCTTTAGTGAAGAATTAGACTTGGGAGCTGGTGCCAAAGCCGAAGGAAGCAAAACCCATTTCGTGCAAATGGGTCTATAAGGTAAAAACTCGTCCTGACAATTCAATTGAAAGATACAAGGCTCGGTTAGTAGCTCGAGGATTCTCTCAAAAATATGGGCTAGATTATGACGAGACATTTAGCCTAGTCGCTAAGATTACAATAGTACGGGTTCTACTAGCACTTGTAGCTAGTAAAGACTGGAGGCTATGGCAGATGGATGTAAAGAACTCCTTTCTACATGGAGAATTAGATCAAGAAATATACATGGTTCAACCAAAAGGATTCGAAGATAGAGCTCATCCGGACTATGTCTGCAAACTGAAAAAGGCACTCTATGGCTTGAAGCAAGCTCCACGAGCATGGTATGGCAAGATTGCTGAGTTCTTAGTAAAGAGCGGTTATACCATGGCACATGCAGATTCAAGCTTATTCGTCAAAGTAAGGGATGCAAAGATCGCAGTTGTCCTAGTATATGTCGATGATCTCATCATTACTGGTGATGATGAAGCAGAGATTCGTCAAACAAAAGAGAACTTGTCAGTTCGCTTTCAAATGAAGGATCTTGGAGAATTGAAACACTTTCTTGGATTAGAAGTCGACCGAACTGAGGAAGGTTTATTTCTCTGTCAGCAAAAGTATGCTAAAGAATTGTCGCAAAAGTTTGGAATGCTCGAATGCAAGCCCATCTCAACACCTATGGAAGCTAATGCCAAGTTATGTGCTCATGAAGGGAAGGACTTGCAAGATGGAGCAATGTAACGACAACTTGTAGGTAGTTTAATCTACCTTTCATTAACTAGACCAGATATTTCATATGCAGTTGGAGTAGCAAGTTGATATATGCAACAACCGAAGAAGCCTCATCTAGAAGCAGTGTGACGAATGCTAGGGTATGTCACAGATACCATTAACTATGGCCTCTTATATAAGAAAGGTGACGAGATTAAGATAGTTGGATATTGCGATGCTGATGATACTGGAGATCACGATACTCGTCGCTCAACAACTGGATATGTATTCATGCTTGGATCTGGAGTTGTATCTTGGTGTAGCAAAAGGCAACCAACAGTGTCCTTGTCAACCACTGAAGCAGAATATAGAGCAGCAGCAATGGCAGCTCAGGAAAGTACATGGTTGATGCAACTAATGAAGGATATACATCAATTTACAGACTATGCAGTGCCACTTCATTGTGATAATCAGTCTGCTATTCGTCTAGCAGAAAATCCTGTGTTCCATGCTCGAACAAAACATGTGGAGGTGCATTACCATTTTCTCAGAGAGAAAGTTTTACGAGAAGAGTTAGAGATGCACCAAATAAAGAGTGAAGACCAGATAGCAGACTTATTTACTAAAGGACTCAACACAACAAGATCTCAAAAGCTCAGAGAACATCTCAATATGAAGAGTCGGTGTTGAGGGGGAGTATTGAAAAGTCACCACCACCTCTAAGCTTATAGATTGCTCTAGAAATTTCTATCATTACTAATACTATAGAATTATCTAGAATTATATAGAATTATATAATTAAGTTTCATAAAAGTCATAGAATATTCTAGAAGTTTGTAGTGTTTAGAAGAAAGGTGATTTGCTAGATTTTTCTAGTTTTTGGGCCAAGCCCACTATCAAGTAGTTTCTAGAGTTCTCTAGCATATTAAAGTTGAGTAGTATAAATAGGGACCTTAGGTCCATTGGAAGGGTGAAAAAGAGTGAGTACACAAAGTGCATCTAAAAGTGTTCCAAAGAGTGTAAGCTAGAGTGTTTAGTGTGTGTGGTCAAGAATTGTAATCAAGTCTTGGTGTAATTACTTCTGTATCAATAAAGTAATTATGTTTTCACGTGTTGTGGCGTCCAACATAAAATGCTTGGGACTTTTTCAAAACAGATGCAAGTAGATACCTGTAGCTGCACTATTTGTGTGCTTTCTTGATATCAAGTTTGGAACAATCCTGCCCAGTCCTGTTGAAAGTTCCTGAAATGTACACTAAATAAGATCTTAACAATATTGAAAATAGATGAAAAGGCACCACATTAAGCTTTTTAGTTTCTAATCTCACTAAGGCAAATGCAGGGAGATATACATACATTTGTATATAATATCTtcgttatatatataatttttttttttaattttatgggGGCTAGTATGCATTTTTACATATATTTACAATAATTTTTTTAGCAAAAATACATTGTATaaagatataaaagaaaaaaaagttaggTTTAGGTTTACcagaaaaatatttttgtttcTCTCCATGCCATATACCATATACGTATTATAACTGTTTTaattgagaatatatatatatatattatataagtaatgaataaaaaaatataaggtGGGGAAATAAAtggtttcaatttttttaattaaggtGTAccttttttataataaataaaaatgtattttaaaaaGTGTGAGAAGATCAACTGCAATTATTTTAACATTTTATAATGTTTATACAAAGATGAGAGGACACAAAAAAATGGATAGATACTACACCCTAGTTAGTATGAATACATGCGCACATACCAAAAGTCAAGTCATCTCTTCATTTTTATTGAGAACGTTGATCGAGTAAAATTAAATAGCTAATAATGAGTCAACAATACATGACATTTcacttaataattataatatttagtttatttgtatttaatatttctaaacctaTGTTgtcaagaaaatatatatttctaaacctattaatgaataaattaatatcaAGTACCACAATTAATATTGTAAACAAATAGTCATGTATTGAATCGACTTGATTGACTTGTAACTAATAAGTTCATATCTATGTATTGCATGTAATTAAAGAATATATTTTGGGGAACAACTTCATCAAACATTAGTTTCATGAAGTCGTAATTAATAAAAATGGGTTGTTGTTGTTCATCAAACAAGAATAAATATGATGTATTTTTAAGTTTTAGAGGTGAGGATACTCGAGATAATTTCACAAGTCATTTATGTAAAGCTTTGAGCCAGAAAAAGATCAAAAtctatgtagatgacatgctcgAGAGAGGAGATGAAATCTCAACCGCTCTTCTCAAAGCAATCAAGAAATCAAGGGTTTCGATTATTATTTTCTCGGAAAATTATGCTTCTTCCTCTTGGTGCTTAGATGAGCTGGTACAAATACTCAAatgcaagaaaaaaaataacaaacatAGAGTTATTATACCAGTCTTCTATGGTGTCGATCCTTCTCGACTACGAAGTCAACATACCAAGTTTGTATTCTCATCTAAAGGCTCCAAGGCTAAGAGACGTGCTTGGAGAGAGGCTTTGAATCATGCTGCAAATATTTCAGGATGGGGTTCACAAAATATTAGGTatattttgtctttttttttttacattaattatatttattatgatATGAAAATCACTATAAAAATAGTATTATTtgtggaaattacattttataccATTTTTCTGAGCTTTTAGTTGAAGAATACctcttgtttatttttttaaacaaaagatACCCACTTTTTAGTTCAATATTCATGTTATAAATACTCTCGAACTTGATCTACTCATAGAAgcttactttaatattaactattagattaagatcaatggtccatatttatagttgttaattaatattttttaaaataaattttgattttttttttaattttttgaaagATTATTTGATTACATGGTGTTCacgtatttattaaattaaagaattaaaaaaatcttatttaaacattatatataaaaattcgaaattaatgtagaaaaaaaattttAGCTGTTGGTGATTTGTTATACCAAGTCACAGGGTCGGCCCTGGGCATAGGTGGGCTAGGCCCGTGCCTAGAGCCCACCCCTACCCAGGGCCCAAAAATATCATGTAAAGTAAACTCTTAAGTgtgttcaaagaaaaaaaaatttaaataaggcCCGCCCAGCAGCCTTTCTCCTTCCCAGCTGgtgttcaagaaaaaaaaaatttacatataTAAAAGGGTTCATTTTTTTCAGGGCCGGCCCTGCCAAGTCattatgttgccacatcatcataatttttAATAACTATATGTGTGTAATAACCATTAAaaaatcttatatatatatatatatatatcgatcatTTAACTTTGATTTCTTGCTAATGTTACATGTTAGTAGTTTTGTCTCCAGGCCAGAGTCCAAGTTAGTCGAGGCAATTGTTGAAGATGTGATGAAGAAATTGAATCGTAGTTAATTAgaatagatgatgatgatgatgatgatatgatCATATAATTACATTGGCAATAAGGGCTATTAAAtgtttatgtattttatttatatgtaatccattttttttagaaatttttattattatctctattaaaaaaattaattaagttcttatacataatttttatattttgacTTCTCATTTGTTAAAGCATAAATGCTTCTGTTTAGTTATGGATAATTAGCTCTAATTACTGTTTTATTGGTTTATATTATGGTTGTCTTAGCTACTGGACAGATGTCCATATAAGTTGTATTGTTCTGCTTTTACCATTCAAGAATAGAAACAACTTTTATTTCTTTCATATACAATCATTATAATTACCTAATATTCGCACACaccgaaaaaaaaaattgagatcaCTACTGCAAATTaatcataattttaattatttgacAAAATTCAAATAATCTTTAACTCAACATATTTTGCATTAGTGGAATCATATGCTCTACTCCACAAAATACAAGTTGTAGAAAATGACTAGACATATTTATACATGATAAAAATAAAGATATATATCATCGTATAATTTTACAGGAGGAGCATAGAAATTATCACTATCATAGGGTCAGAGTTATAGAATGTatttcattaatttttaaaaaattctaaataatataTAATGCGAAAGTTAGAGTTCAAACATTATATTTTTTACAcgtaaaaaaaaacttaatcatATGTACAATTAAAGAATCTATACTTTTTTTACCCTAAAATGCGCTGCACCAACAAAAGTCTTATAATGGCTGTGAGACACTTATTTGGAATTTTATTTCAAATCAACAGTTAAAAGCACTCAATCGTGGCAGGGACATTTTTTTGGGGGCTGGAATATTTTTGCTTATTTATCACCACAATACGTGCAATCAATCAACCAATATAAAAGTAGGGTGATAATGTATAAAAACcttgaattttaaaatattgttaaaaaaaaactaatgatTTAGTAGATATAAATTTCTTAATTAGTGTGTTACATACTTTTAAATATAAAGCACTCTTGTGTCATTGATAGGGGTCTggataatgatatatatatatatattatataatcagATTAACAGATAGATACAGATGCTCTTGACTAAATAATAGCTTCTAAATTCTATTTTAACACACAAATGTTTGGTATgtacatttatttaatttttactcACATACTAAACAAGTCCAAGAATATAAATTCATGGTTTTTTTTTCACACAATTTTTATTTTACTCCAAAGAGATTTTTTCCTTCTccgtaaaataaaaaaaaatcccaaaaataatcaATAACAGAGTACACATTGACAACTCATGAGTCATAACATCGtgttcatacatgaaaataatatTGGTGGAAGCTtcgttaataatatatatatatttatatattcactTTTGTCTCATTGATAATGTTCATGTATACAAAATAATGACTTTAATAATTTGAGGGTGAGGTGCAACCATACATAGTTTTGGTTATCAATCTCTCTAGGAATATCAatggcttcttcttcttcttcttcttcaatggcTGCCCATTATGATCAAGTAAAATACGATGTGTTCATAAGTTTCAGAGGAGTGGACACTCGAGACAGCTTCACCAGCCATATCTACTCAGCCTTATGCCGAAAGAAGGTTGAAACCTACATAGATTACAAGCTTGAGAGAGGCCATGAGATCTCACCAGCTCTTCTCAAAGCAATAGAGGAGTCAAAGCTTTCACTTGTTATATTCTCTGAAAACTATGCTTCTTCTTCTTGGTGCTTAGATGAGCTTGTTCATATACTCGACTGCAAACACAGAAATGGACAGCTTGTTGTGCCTGTTTTTCATGGCATCGACCCATCCCATGTCAGAAAACAGAAGGGCAGCTATGAAGTTGCCTTTGCTCAACTTCAGCAACGCTTTGACACCAGCAAAGT contains the following coding sequences:
- the LOC133791304 gene encoding uncharacterized protein LOC133791304, with the protein product MASNRDDSLQSISVRLDGKNYSYWNYVMKIFLKGKKMWGYVSGTLVKPTNDKADYATLLENWEVDNSKIITWINNSVEHSIGTQPAKYETAKEVWDHLARLCTQSNFAKQYQLESDIRALEQKYMSIQEFYSVMTDLWDQLALTESAELRAFAPYIARREEQRLVQFLMALRDDFEGLRGSILHRSPLPSVDSVVSELLADEIRLKSQAGKGILPAPSPSVLVVLPRHFTHHENKPHTKVGVDECSFCKQKGHWKAQCPKLVNRAPQQQRHQLRPPQFGNQPPHYGSQPQFGNHS
- the LOC133790525 gene encoding putative disease resistance protein At4g11170 encodes the protein MGCCCSSNKNKYDVFLSFRGEDTRDNFTSHLCKALSQKKIKIYVDDMLERGDEISTALLKAIKKSRVSIIIFSENYASSSWCLDELVQILKCKKKNNKHRVIIPVFYGVDPSRLRSQHTKFVFSSKGSKAKRRAWREALNHAANISGWGSQNIRPESKLVEAIVEDVMKKLNRS